The following are from one region of the Littorina saxatilis isolate snail1 linkage group LG4, US_GU_Lsax_2.0, whole genome shotgun sequence genome:
- the LOC138965340 gene encoding uncharacterized protein isoform X3: MGNGASASQPSSPRREPSPRKDASPRKSNNSPAQPSPRRQANQSTKPDRQNQRSDGQKGSDRQKGADARQQAVLDHHKKVTAAHARREQHEAARSGDTTPRNNDSLTHGAPKHAGGGAGGAGGGRRQAPVPANMTSLQPDQVVFETFTNSKGKEFICAYLAGKRYYLDSWHSQEWQPFPDRWYQEGSLRPLDDNQVQENYTSQSTYSQASSGQAGPAGRPQNRDDREGFLKHPKRGRVETYLMEEKRYVHFFFDKFSGNWLRLPVGWELHHPLIKNMVQHVEEALPKWKDPGDILAMLRVCNYNPDETIGTYLHLEGDEWLVPPKSTQSMSDGETLLDSLKQKVKKMEMELNDEKRQRKSAEKQLADLQEKFSGLSAEAGIARTQVEAMQTSRPRTAQRPKTPVTKKQAAKAVDTFDPAQLDELTSIAQQLHKAHTHLKMTVTSQVGAMKQLIVETVKGVKEIKNSESGSQAELDEIRALYQKEALQKRLLYNQLQELRGNIRVFCRPRKDTRCGTCFKFPSEQDIIVTNSEGSKKSFSFDKVYSTEATQEEVFKDTSPIIASCVDGYNVCLMAYGQTGSGKTYTMMGPDNNPGINIRAITELLKLCGERTETKSYTLKVSMVEIYNETLQDLLTEDVKTLELSMVGNMVRIPDITEMTVESVKDVKKIMELGDKNRSVAETKMNSTSSRSHLLLRIAVCGTDKVSGAVSNGVLTLCDLAGSERIGKTEAQGQRLVEAAAINKSLSALGQVFTALRSSQLHIPYRNSKLTQILRPCLGGDAKACVFVNVSPDVKNYPETCNTLEFGSNARQVALGQAKQNVRKAPGGP, encoded by the exons GCGAACCAAAGCACCAAACCCGATCGACAAAACCAGCGCTCTGATGGACAGAAAggctcagacagacagaaaggagcAGACGCTCGACAGCAGGCTGTTTTGGACCACCACAAAAAGGTGACCGCTGCTCACGCAAGACGGGAACAGCACGAGGCTGCAAGATCTGGCGACACGACCCCTCGAAACAACGACTCTTTGACCCACGGGGCTCCGAAGCACGCCGGGGGTGGTGCTGGTGGTGCTGGCGGTGGAAGACGACAAGCCCCAGTACCTGCAAATATGACTTCG CTGCAGCCGGACCAAGTGGTGTTTGAGACGTTCACCAACAGTAAAGGCAAGGAATTCATCTGTGCCTACCTTGCCGGAAAACGCTACTACCTGGATAGCTGGCACTCGCAG GAATGGCAGCCGTTTCCAGACCGATGGTACCAGGAGGGGAGCCTGAGGCCTCTGGATGACAATCAAGTGCAGGAAAATTAC ACCTCACAGTCGACGTACAGCCAGGCATCATCCGGTCAGGCAGGACCAGCTGGGCGGCCGCAAAACCGAGATGACCGGGAAGGATTCCTCAAACACCCCAAGAGAGGGCGCGTGGAGACTTATCTCATGGAG GAGAAACGCTATGTGCACTTCTTCTTTGACAAGTTTTCTGGGAACTGGCTGCGACTGCCAGTGGGCTGGGAACTGCATCATCCGCTCATCAAAAACATGGTGCAGCACGTAGAG GAGGCGTTGCCCAAGTGGAAGGATCCTGGTGACATTCTGGCCATGCTGCGTGTGTGTAACTACAACCCTGACGAGACGATCGGTACCTACCTGCATTTGGAGGGCGATG AGTGGTTGGTTCCCCCCAAGTCTACACAGTCAATGTCAGACGGAGAGACTCTACTCGATTCTCTGAAACAGAAAGTCAAGAAAATG GAGATGGAACTCAACGACGAGAAAAGACAACGAAAGTCAGCCGAAAAACAG TTAGCGGATCTGCAAGAGAAGTTCAGCGGACTGTCAGCGGAAGCTGGTATCGCCAGAACACAGGTAGAGGCCATGCAGACGTCACGACCCAGAACTGCACAGCGACCCAAGACACCA GTTACAAAGAAACAGGCGGCCAAAGCAGTGGACACGTTTGACCCGGCACAACTTGATGAACTGACGTCAATAGCACAACAGCTGCACAAAGCTCACACTCATCTCAAAATGACTGTCACTTCTCAAGTGGGCGCCATGAAACAACTGATTGTTGAG ACGGTGAAGGGGGTGAAGGAGATCAAGAACTCCGAGTCGGGATCCCAGGCAGAGTTGGATGAAATACGAGCTCTCTACCAGAAAGAGGCTCTCCAGAAACGCTTGCTGTATAACCAG CTGCAAGAACTGCGTGGCAACATCCGTGTGTTCTGCCGACCGCGTAAAGACACGCGCTGTGGCACCTGTTTCAAGTTTCCCTCGGAGCAAGACATCATCGTCACAAACAGCGAAGGCAGTAAGAAGTCGTTCAGCTTTGACAAAGTCTACAGCACGGAGGCCACACAGGAGGAG GTGTTCAAAGACACGAGCCCAATCATCGCATCGTGTGTGGACGGATACAACGTGTGTCTGATGGCCTACGGTCAGACAGGCTCCGGCAAGACCTACACCATGATGGGGCCTGACAACAACCCTGGCATTAACATCAG GGCCATCACAGAACTGCTCAAGTTATGTGGAGAGAGAACAGAAACCAAGTCTTACACACTGAAG GTGTCAATGGTGGAGATCTACAACGAAACGCTTCAGGATCTTCTGACGGAAGACGTCAAGACCCTTGAGCTGTCGATGGTCGGGAACATGGTTCGAATCCCTGACATCACTGAGATGACTGTGGAGAGCGTCAAGGATGTGAAGAAGATCATGGAGTTGGGCGACAAAAACAGATCTGTTGCAGAGACCAAAATGAACTCCACAAG TTCGAGATCTCACCTGCTGCTGCGCATTGCTGTTTGCGGAACGGACAAAGTTAGCGGGGCTGTGTCCAATGGAGTTTTGACCTTGTGTGACCTTGCTGGGTCGGAGCGAATCGGCAAAACAGAGGCTCAAGGTCAACGTCTGGTTGAGGCGGCTGCCATCAACAAATCTTTGTCTGCTTTGGGGCAG GTGTTCACAGCACTGAGGAGTAGCCAGCTTCACATACCGTACCGAAACTCAAAGCTGACTCAGATATTACGTCCCTGTCTTGGCGGGGATGCCAAG GCCTGCGTCTTTGTGAACGTGAGTCCCGACGTGAAGAACTATCCTGAGACTTGCAACACGCTGGAATTCGGCAGCAACGCTCGACAAGTTGCTCTGGGACAAGCCAAGCAGAACGTTCGCAAAGCACCAGGTGGCCCTTAA
- the LOC138965340 gene encoding uncharacterized protein isoform X1, translating to MGNGASASQPSSPRREPSPRKDASPRKSNNSPAQPSPRRQVSEANQSTKPDRQNQRSDGQKGSDRQKGADARQQAVLDHHKKVTAAHARREQHEAARSGDTTPRNNDSLTHGAPKHAGGGAGGAGGGRRQAPVPANMTSLQPDQVVFETFTNSKGKEFICAYLAGKRYYLDSWHSQEWQPFPDRWYQEGSLRPLDDNQVQENYTSQSTYSQASSGQAGPAGRPQNRDDREGFLKHPKRGRVETYLMEEKRYVHFFFDKFSGNWLRLPVGWELHHPLIKNMVQHVEEALPKWKDPGDILAMLRVCNYNPDETIGTYLHLEGDEWLVPPKSTQSMSDGETLLDSLKQKVKKMEMELNDEKRQRKSAEKQLADLQEKFSGLSAEAGIARTQVEAMQTSRPRTAQRPKTPVTKKQAAKAVDTFDPAQLDELTSIAQQLHKAHTHLKMTVTSQVGAMKQLIVETVKGVKEIKNSESGSQAELDEIRALYQKEALQKRLLYNQLQELRGNIRVFCRPRKDTRCGTCFKFPSEQDIIVTNSEGSKKSFSFDKVYSTEATQEEVFKDTSPIIASCVDGYNVCLMAYGQTGSGKTYTMMGPDNNPGINIRAITELLKLCGERTETKSYTLKVSMVEIYNETLQDLLTEDVKTLELSMVGNMVRIPDITEMTVESVKDVKKIMELGDKNRSVAETKMNSTSSRSHLLLRIAVCGTDKVSGAVSNGVLTLCDLAGSERIGKTEAQGQRLVEAAAINKSLSALGQVFTALRSSQLHIPYRNSKLTQILRPCLGGDAKACVFVNVSPDVKNYPETCNTLEFGSNARQVALGQAKQNVRKAPGGP from the exons GCGAACCAAAGCACCAAACCCGATCGACAAAACCAGCGCTCTGATGGACAGAAAggctcagacagacagaaaggagcAGACGCTCGACAGCAGGCTGTTTTGGACCACCACAAAAAGGTGACCGCTGCTCACGCAAGACGGGAACAGCACGAGGCTGCAAGATCTGGCGACACGACCCCTCGAAACAACGACTCTTTGACCCACGGGGCTCCGAAGCACGCCGGGGGTGGTGCTGGTGGTGCTGGCGGTGGAAGACGACAAGCCCCAGTACCTGCAAATATGACTTCG CTGCAGCCGGACCAAGTGGTGTTTGAGACGTTCACCAACAGTAAAGGCAAGGAATTCATCTGTGCCTACCTTGCCGGAAAACGCTACTACCTGGATAGCTGGCACTCGCAG GAATGGCAGCCGTTTCCAGACCGATGGTACCAGGAGGGGAGCCTGAGGCCTCTGGATGACAATCAAGTGCAGGAAAATTAC ACCTCACAGTCGACGTACAGCCAGGCATCATCCGGTCAGGCAGGACCAGCTGGGCGGCCGCAAAACCGAGATGACCGGGAAGGATTCCTCAAACACCCCAAGAGAGGGCGCGTGGAGACTTATCTCATGGAG GAGAAACGCTATGTGCACTTCTTCTTTGACAAGTTTTCTGGGAACTGGCTGCGACTGCCAGTGGGCTGGGAACTGCATCATCCGCTCATCAAAAACATGGTGCAGCACGTAGAG GAGGCGTTGCCCAAGTGGAAGGATCCTGGTGACATTCTGGCCATGCTGCGTGTGTGTAACTACAACCCTGACGAGACGATCGGTACCTACCTGCATTTGGAGGGCGATG AGTGGTTGGTTCCCCCCAAGTCTACACAGTCAATGTCAGACGGAGAGACTCTACTCGATTCTCTGAAACAGAAAGTCAAGAAAATG GAGATGGAACTCAACGACGAGAAAAGACAACGAAAGTCAGCCGAAAAACAG TTAGCGGATCTGCAAGAGAAGTTCAGCGGACTGTCAGCGGAAGCTGGTATCGCCAGAACACAGGTAGAGGCCATGCAGACGTCACGACCCAGAACTGCACAGCGACCCAAGACACCA GTTACAAAGAAACAGGCGGCCAAAGCAGTGGACACGTTTGACCCGGCACAACTTGATGAACTGACGTCAATAGCACAACAGCTGCACAAAGCTCACACTCATCTCAAAATGACTGTCACTTCTCAAGTGGGCGCCATGAAACAACTGATTGTTGAG ACGGTGAAGGGGGTGAAGGAGATCAAGAACTCCGAGTCGGGATCCCAGGCAGAGTTGGATGAAATACGAGCTCTCTACCAGAAAGAGGCTCTCCAGAAACGCTTGCTGTATAACCAG CTGCAAGAACTGCGTGGCAACATCCGTGTGTTCTGCCGACCGCGTAAAGACACGCGCTGTGGCACCTGTTTCAAGTTTCCCTCGGAGCAAGACATCATCGTCACAAACAGCGAAGGCAGTAAGAAGTCGTTCAGCTTTGACAAAGTCTACAGCACGGAGGCCACACAGGAGGAG GTGTTCAAAGACACGAGCCCAATCATCGCATCGTGTGTGGACGGATACAACGTGTGTCTGATGGCCTACGGTCAGACAGGCTCCGGCAAGACCTACACCATGATGGGGCCTGACAACAACCCTGGCATTAACATCAG GGCCATCACAGAACTGCTCAAGTTATGTGGAGAGAGAACAGAAACCAAGTCTTACACACTGAAG GTGTCAATGGTGGAGATCTACAACGAAACGCTTCAGGATCTTCTGACGGAAGACGTCAAGACCCTTGAGCTGTCGATGGTCGGGAACATGGTTCGAATCCCTGACATCACTGAGATGACTGTGGAGAGCGTCAAGGATGTGAAGAAGATCATGGAGTTGGGCGACAAAAACAGATCTGTTGCAGAGACCAAAATGAACTCCACAAG TTCGAGATCTCACCTGCTGCTGCGCATTGCTGTTTGCGGAACGGACAAAGTTAGCGGGGCTGTGTCCAATGGAGTTTTGACCTTGTGTGACCTTGCTGGGTCGGAGCGAATCGGCAAAACAGAGGCTCAAGGTCAACGTCTGGTTGAGGCGGCTGCCATCAACAAATCTTTGTCTGCTTTGGGGCAG GTGTTCACAGCACTGAGGAGTAGCCAGCTTCACATACCGTACCGAAACTCAAAGCTGACTCAGATATTACGTCCCTGTCTTGGCGGGGATGCCAAG GCCTGCGTCTTTGTGAACGTGAGTCCCGACGTGAAGAACTATCCTGAGACTTGCAACACGCTGGAATTCGGCAGCAACGCTCGACAAGTTGCTCTGGGACAAGCCAAGCAGAACGTTCGCAAAGCACCAGGTGGCCCTTAA
- the LOC138965340 gene encoding uncharacterized protein isoform X2: MGNGASASQPSSPRREPSPRKDASPRKSNNSPAQPSPRRQVSEANQSTKPDRQNQRSDGQKGSDRQKGADARQQAVLDHHKKVTAAHARREQHEAARSGDTTPRNNDSLTHGAPKHAGGGAGGAGGGRRQAPVPANMTSPDQVVFETFTNSKGKEFICAYLAGKRYYLDSWHSQEWQPFPDRWYQEGSLRPLDDNQVQENYTSQSTYSQASSGQAGPAGRPQNRDDREGFLKHPKRGRVETYLMEEKRYVHFFFDKFSGNWLRLPVGWELHHPLIKNMVQHVEEALPKWKDPGDILAMLRVCNYNPDETIGTYLHLEGDEWLVPPKSTQSMSDGETLLDSLKQKVKKMEMELNDEKRQRKSAEKQLADLQEKFSGLSAEAGIARTQVEAMQTSRPRTAQRPKTPVTKKQAAKAVDTFDPAQLDELTSIAQQLHKAHTHLKMTVTSQVGAMKQLIVETVKGVKEIKNSESGSQAELDEIRALYQKEALQKRLLYNQLQELRGNIRVFCRPRKDTRCGTCFKFPSEQDIIVTNSEGSKKSFSFDKVYSTEATQEEVFKDTSPIIASCVDGYNVCLMAYGQTGSGKTYTMMGPDNNPGINIRAITELLKLCGERTETKSYTLKVSMVEIYNETLQDLLTEDVKTLELSMVGNMVRIPDITEMTVESVKDVKKIMELGDKNRSVAETKMNSTSSRSHLLLRIAVCGTDKVSGAVSNGVLTLCDLAGSERIGKTEAQGQRLVEAAAINKSLSALGQVFTALRSSQLHIPYRNSKLTQILRPCLGGDAKACVFVNVSPDVKNYPETCNTLEFGSNARQVALGQAKQNVRKAPGGP; encoded by the exons GCGAACCAAAGCACCAAACCCGATCGACAAAACCAGCGCTCTGATGGACAGAAAggctcagacagacagaaaggagcAGACGCTCGACAGCAGGCTGTTTTGGACCACCACAAAAAGGTGACCGCTGCTCACGCAAGACGGGAACAGCACGAGGCTGCAAGATCTGGCGACACGACCCCTCGAAACAACGACTCTTTGACCCACGGGGCTCCGAAGCACGCCGGGGGTGGTGCTGGTGGTGCTGGCGGTGGAAGACGACAAGCCCCAGTACCTGCAAATATGACTTCG CCGGACCAAGTGGTGTTTGAGACGTTCACCAACAGTAAAGGCAAGGAATTCATCTGTGCCTACCTTGCCGGAAAACGCTACTACCTGGATAGCTGGCACTCGCAG GAATGGCAGCCGTTTCCAGACCGATGGTACCAGGAGGGGAGCCTGAGGCCTCTGGATGACAATCAAGTGCAGGAAAATTAC ACCTCACAGTCGACGTACAGCCAGGCATCATCCGGTCAGGCAGGACCAGCTGGGCGGCCGCAAAACCGAGATGACCGGGAAGGATTCCTCAAACACCCCAAGAGAGGGCGCGTGGAGACTTATCTCATGGAG GAGAAACGCTATGTGCACTTCTTCTTTGACAAGTTTTCTGGGAACTGGCTGCGACTGCCAGTGGGCTGGGAACTGCATCATCCGCTCATCAAAAACATGGTGCAGCACGTAGAG GAGGCGTTGCCCAAGTGGAAGGATCCTGGTGACATTCTGGCCATGCTGCGTGTGTGTAACTACAACCCTGACGAGACGATCGGTACCTACCTGCATTTGGAGGGCGATG AGTGGTTGGTTCCCCCCAAGTCTACACAGTCAATGTCAGACGGAGAGACTCTACTCGATTCTCTGAAACAGAAAGTCAAGAAAATG GAGATGGAACTCAACGACGAGAAAAGACAACGAAAGTCAGCCGAAAAACAG TTAGCGGATCTGCAAGAGAAGTTCAGCGGACTGTCAGCGGAAGCTGGTATCGCCAGAACACAGGTAGAGGCCATGCAGACGTCACGACCCAGAACTGCACAGCGACCCAAGACACCA GTTACAAAGAAACAGGCGGCCAAAGCAGTGGACACGTTTGACCCGGCACAACTTGATGAACTGACGTCAATAGCACAACAGCTGCACAAAGCTCACACTCATCTCAAAATGACTGTCACTTCTCAAGTGGGCGCCATGAAACAACTGATTGTTGAG ACGGTGAAGGGGGTGAAGGAGATCAAGAACTCCGAGTCGGGATCCCAGGCAGAGTTGGATGAAATACGAGCTCTCTACCAGAAAGAGGCTCTCCAGAAACGCTTGCTGTATAACCAG CTGCAAGAACTGCGTGGCAACATCCGTGTGTTCTGCCGACCGCGTAAAGACACGCGCTGTGGCACCTGTTTCAAGTTTCCCTCGGAGCAAGACATCATCGTCACAAACAGCGAAGGCAGTAAGAAGTCGTTCAGCTTTGACAAAGTCTACAGCACGGAGGCCACACAGGAGGAG GTGTTCAAAGACACGAGCCCAATCATCGCATCGTGTGTGGACGGATACAACGTGTGTCTGATGGCCTACGGTCAGACAGGCTCCGGCAAGACCTACACCATGATGGGGCCTGACAACAACCCTGGCATTAACATCAG GGCCATCACAGAACTGCTCAAGTTATGTGGAGAGAGAACAGAAACCAAGTCTTACACACTGAAG GTGTCAATGGTGGAGATCTACAACGAAACGCTTCAGGATCTTCTGACGGAAGACGTCAAGACCCTTGAGCTGTCGATGGTCGGGAACATGGTTCGAATCCCTGACATCACTGAGATGACTGTGGAGAGCGTCAAGGATGTGAAGAAGATCATGGAGTTGGGCGACAAAAACAGATCTGTTGCAGAGACCAAAATGAACTCCACAAG TTCGAGATCTCACCTGCTGCTGCGCATTGCTGTTTGCGGAACGGACAAAGTTAGCGGGGCTGTGTCCAATGGAGTTTTGACCTTGTGTGACCTTGCTGGGTCGGAGCGAATCGGCAAAACAGAGGCTCAAGGTCAACGTCTGGTTGAGGCGGCTGCCATCAACAAATCTTTGTCTGCTTTGGGGCAG GTGTTCACAGCACTGAGGAGTAGCCAGCTTCACATACCGTACCGAAACTCAAAGCTGACTCAGATATTACGTCCCTGTCTTGGCGGGGATGCCAAG GCCTGCGTCTTTGTGAACGTGAGTCCCGACGTGAAGAACTATCCTGAGACTTGCAACACGCTGGAATTCGGCAGCAACGCTCGACAAGTTGCTCTGGGACAAGCCAAGCAGAACGTTCGCAAAGCACCAGGTGGCCCTTAA